The following proteins come from a genomic window of Aspergillus oryzae RIB40 DNA, chromosome 4:
- a CDS encoding 2-(3-amino-3-carboxypropyl)histidine synthase subunit 1/2 (diphthamide biosynthesis protein), with amino-acid sequence MTTEMAAAPVLSTPDDRILEATEPVTTQEAPRALSDEELSITYDIDRTLKEIRDARYKRIALQFPDDMLPDAPRVFQLLSRGLNKRNVTDSSVSQTQKDGASDTANSDGLAHSVSQLNMADTTETSPKLYILADTSYGTCCVDEVAAEHVNADVVVHYGRSCLSPTSRLPVIYVFTHKPLPIDPVVRAFKETYPDPTTKVILAADVTYTDHIPAVYSRLVNEGYTDLFATDLVHNPSSAIPNRTVPDSVRETPDSLSDWQLFHISDPPTALLMTLASRVASIHIYPTDDPDNENVKPLPASTAIALRRRYATLTRLSTAPIFGILVNTLSVKNYLHIVEHVKQKIAEAGKKSYMFVVGKLNAAKVANFSEIDGWVVIGCWESSLVDSKDFWKPVITPFELELALKGDAERIWTGAWQSDFQSVLNQPNQEAKDMDEDETPLSSGATADEEEDMSESESAPPEFDLRTGRYVSHSRPMRNPAPRVSASAEDAASAANGPSAARALAKRAKGDLAMIGGTFSPGAEFLRSQRTWKGLGSDFNIQYEEDATDDTLVVEGRKGIARGYTVGDSIDRH; translated from the coding sequence ATGACCACCGAAATGGCAGCAGCCCCCGTGCTGTCAACCCCCGATGATCGTATTCTCGAGGCCACAGAACCCGTTACTACACAAGAGGCACCACGTGCGTTGTCGGACGAGGAACTATCAATCACTTACGATATTGATCGCACGTTGAAGGAGATCCGAGATGCCCGTTACAAGCGAATTGCTCTTCAGTTTCCCGATGATATGCTCCCGGACGCACCACGGGTGTTTCAATTGCTTAGTCGCGGTTTGAACAAACGCAACGTTACAGACAGCAGTGTTTCTCAGACGCAGAAAGACGGAGCCAGTGATACTGCAAACTCAGATGGCCTAGCCCATTCGGTTTCTCAGCTCAATATGGCGGATACTACGGAGACATCACCAAAATTGTATATCTTAGCCGATACGTCCTACGGGACTTGCTGCGTTGACGAGGTGGCCGCGGAGCACGTCAATGCAGACGTCGTCGTGCACTATGGCCGTTCATGCCTATCTCCAACGTCTAGGCTACCGGTGATCTACGTTTTCACACATAAACCTCTTCCCATCGACCCCGTCGTTCGCGCTTTCAAAGAGACCTACCCTGATCCTACCACAAAGGTCATCCTCGCAGCTGATGTGACATACACCGACCATATACCTGCAGTGTACTCGCGACTTGTGAATGAAGGTTACACCGACTTGTTTGCCACTGATTTGGTCCACAACCCGTCATCTGCGATCCCCAATCGAACAGTGCCAGACTCGGTTCGCGAGACTCCTGATTCATTATCGGACTGGCAGCTTTTCCATATTTCAGACCCTCCCACGGCTCTCCTCATGACGCTGGCGTCTCGCGTAGCTTCAATCCACATATATCCCACAGATGACCCCGACAATGAAAACGTCAAGCCTTTGCCTGCATCGACTGCGATCGCTTTGCGGCGTCGATACGCCACTTTGACCCGTCTCAGCACTGCGCCAATCTTCGGAATTTTAGTCAATACGCTCAGTGTGAAGAACTATCTACACATCGTAGAACACGTGAAGCAAAAAATCGCGGAAGCTGGCAAGAAAAGCTATATGTTTGTGGTGGGGAAGTTGAACGCAGCCAAGGTGGCTAATTTCAGTGAGATCGATGGTTGGGTAGTTATCGGTTGCTGGGAGAGTTCCCTAGTTGACAGCAAAGATTTTTGGAAGCCGGTGATCACCCCATTTGAGCTGGAGCTTGCTCTCAAGGGGGATGCCGAGCGTATCTGGACCGGAGCCTGGCAGAGTGACTTCCAGAGCGTGCTTAATCAACCTAACCAGGAAGCCAAGGATatggacgaggatgagacTCCATTGTCGAGTGGTGCGAccgccgacgaggaggaggatatgtCGGAATCCGAATCTGCACCACCTGAGTTCGATTTGCGCACCGGTCGATATGTCTCGCACTCGAGGCCGATGCGGAATCCCGCACCCCGCGTTTCAGCTTCAGCGGAGGATGCAGCATCAGCAGCTAACGGACCGTCTGCTGCTCGAGCGCTAGCTAAACGGGCCAAAGGGGATTTGGCTATGATCGGCGGGACCTTCTCCCCAGGGGCAGAGTTTCTTCGATCGCAACGGACGTGGAAGGGGTTAGGAAGTGACTTCAATATTCAGTATGAAGAGGACGCCACAGATGATacgctggtggtggaagggCGCAAGGGTATTGCAAGGGGATATACAGTGGGCGACTCAATAGACCGACACTAA
- a CDS encoding maleylacetate reductase (alcohol dehydrogenase, class IV), which yields MDAFEYNANPGRVVFGSGTLQKLPDEISRLNLKAPLVLSTPQQVSQAEMVKDVLKGKVAGIFNEATMHTPTHITEKALEYAKSQNADLVISIGGGSTIGLGKAISIRTGLPHICIPTTYAGSEMTPILGETADGLKKTRSDPKILPGTVIYDVDLTMTLPPAMSATSGVNAIAHAVEALYARNTNPVINLMAAEGTRALASALPEIVENPTSQSARASALYGAWLCGTCLGSVGMSIHHKLCHTLGGSFNLPHAETHTAVLPHAISYNAPKIPEAMKKLAEALPDSNGDAVQGLNALLSKLQVKRGLKDFGMKEEDIDKAADIAVSNPYWNPREIERAPIRELIRRVWAGEPARADL from the exons ATGGATGCATTCGAATATAATGCGAACCCTGGACGAGTCGTCTTCGGCAGTGGTACTCTCCAGAAACTGCCCGATGAGATCTCCAGACTCAATCTGAAGGCTCCACTGGTGTTGTCGACACCACAGCAGGTCAGCCAAGCGGAGATGGTCAAGGATGTCCTAAAGGGGAAGGTAGCCGGTATCTTTAATGAGGCTACGATGCACACTCCTACACACATTACAGAAAAGGCTCTCGAGTATGCGAAGTCTCAAAATGCTGATTTGGTCATCTCTATCGGCGGTGGAAGCACCATCGGGCTGGGGAAAGCCATCAGCATCCGTACGGGCTTGCCTCACATTTGCATTCCAACCACCTATGCGGGAAGTGAAATGACTCCTATCTTGGGTGAGACGGCCGATGGTTTGAAGAAGACACGTTCGGATCCTAAAATCCTTCCTGGAACTGTCATTTACGATGTCGACCTTACTATGACACTGCCACCAGCAATGAGTGCTACCAGTGGTGTGAATGCTATCGCTCATGCCG TCGAAGCACTCTATGCCCGCAATACTAACCCCGTCATCAACTTGATGGCCGCCGAGGGTACCCGGGCACTAGCATCAGCCCTTCCTGAGATTGTCGAGAATCCCACATCACAATCTGCCCGGGCGTCGGCTCTGTATGGAGCTTGGCTCTGCGGAACCTGCCTTGGTAGTGTGGGTATGTCTATCCACCATAAACTATGCCATACTTTAGGTGGCAGTTTCAACTTGCCTCATGCAGAGACACATACAGCGGTGTTACCCCATGCAATCTCTTACAATGCGCCGAAGATTCCAGAGGCAATGAAGAAGCTGGCTGAAGCACTTCCCGATAGCAATGGTGATGCTGTCCAGGGTTTAAACGCCTTGTTGTCTAAATTGCAAGTCAAGCGAGGCCTTAAGGACTTTGgcatgaaggaggaagatatcgatAAGGCAGCCGATATTGCTGTTAGCAACCCCTACTGGAATCCACGGGAGATCGAGCGCGCACCAATCCGTGAATTGATTCGACGTGTTTGGGCTGGGGAGCCAGCACGGGCGGATTTGTAG
- a CDS encoding uncharacterized protein (predicted protein) codes for MFDTVCTLPLSADLFAQAIHPKEPIVSVGLASGHVETFRLPSDEVDSDDDQASTSSSRNGRGHIDTMWRTRRHKGSCRCLTFGIDGESLYSAGTDGLVKAAKAETGVVENKIAIPPEKDGSVDAPTVIHALSPQTLLLATDSSALHLYDLRLPFSRVSARPQQSHHPHDDYISSITPLPASDTSTSGFSKQWVSTGGTTLAVTDLRRGVMVRSEDQEEELISSVYVGGLATTGTSRGEKVIVGGSSGVLTLWEKGAWDDQDERIYVQRSGGEGESLETLAMVPDELGRGKMVAVGLGSGGVKFVRIGPNKVVSEVTHDETEGVVGLGFDVEGRMVSGGGQVVKVWHEAVGSGANGASAGEKHMLGDSDEDSDDDDNDDSDDSDGERRRADEAKRKRKKGKGKDRSGGQHVMAFYDLD; via the exons ATGTTTGACACAGTCTGCACATTACCGCTTTCTGCGGATCTATTCGCCCAGGCTATACACCCTAAGGAGCCAATTGTCTCCGTTGGGCTTGCCTCCGGTCATGTTGAAACCTTCCGTCTTCCGTCAGATGAAGTGGACAGTGACGACGATCAGGCGTCGACTTCCTCATCGCGAAATGGTCGAGGACATATTGATACGATGTGGAGGACGAGAAGACATAAGGGCAGTTGTCGGTGCTTAACATTTGGAATTGACGGTGAATCGTTGTACTCCGCTGGAACAGATGGGTTGGTTAAAGCTGCAAAGGCAGAGACCGGTGTGGTAGAAAACAAGATTGCAATTCCCCCGGAGAAAGATGG CTCCGTTGATGCCCCAACCGTCATTCATGCGCTTTccccccaaaccctcctTCTCGCTACTGACTCGAGCGCACTACACCTCTACGACCTTCGCCTTCCGTTTTCCCGCGTCTCGGCCCGGCCACAACAGTCACACCATCCTCACGATGATTACATCTCGTCTATCACCCCATTGCCTGCATCGGATACTAGTACCTCGGGATTTAGCAAACAATGGGTATCAACTGGTGGTACTACGTTGGCCGTGACGGATCTACGACGCGGGGTAATGGTGCGCAGTGAggaccaggaagaagaattgaTCAGCTCCGTGTATGTCGGTGGCTTGGCCACGACCGGGACAAGCCGCGGCGAGAAAGTGATTGTGGGTGGCTCCAGTGGGGTCCTGACCCTTTGGGAAAAGGGTGCATGGGACGATCAAGACGAGCGCATCTACGTCCAGCGAAGCGGCGGTGAAGGAGAGTCTCTCGAAACCCTCGCGATGGTTCCTGATGAGCTCGGACGGGGCAAGATGGTCGCGGTTGGTCTCGGAAGTGGTGGTGTTAAGTTCGTCAGGATTGGCCCCAACAAAGTTGTGTCAGAGGTCACGCACGATGAAACGGAGGGAGTTGTCGGTCTAGGATTTGATGTGGAAGGACGTATGGTCAGTGGTGGTGGACAGGTGGTCAAGGTTTGGCATGAAGCAGTCGGATCTGGGGCAAATGGCGCTAGCGCTGGTGAAAAGCACATGCTTGGAGACAGTGATGAAGAcagcgacgacgacgatAATGATGACTCGGACGATAGCGATGGAGAACGTCGGCGGGCCGACGAAGCGAAGAGAAAAcggaagaagggcaagggcaaggatcGCAGCGGCGGCCAACACGTCATGGCGTTCTATGATCTTGATTGA